CGGGGACATTTTCATCACCTGCTGGTCGACAAGGGCCTGTCCCTTTCTGCAGTTCTGGTCATCCTGGTTTCTCTTCATGCCCTTTCCCTCTGGATGGCTGTCATCCTCCTGGGACGGAGGATGACATGAAAAGGGAGCGAAGGCCGGTGCCTGTAAAGGGAGTCGTCTGTTGCGTCATCGGCACCCGACCGGAAGCGATCAAGATGGCCCCGGTGATTCTGAAGCTCAAGGAGAGCGCTCTTCTTGAGCCTTACGTCCTCGCGACGGGTCAGCATACCTCGATGATGAGACAACCGCTCGATTTCTTCGGCATCGAGCCCGACAAGGACCTGGCCCTGATGAAGGAGAACCAGAGCCTGGATTACCTTACGTCAAGGGTGCTCGAAGAGGTCGGTGAGGTTCTCGAGGAAATCAAGCCTTTTTTCGTCCTCGTCCATGGCGATACCACCACGACGATGGCGGCTTCCTTGGCTGCTTTCTACCGGCGGTTCCGGATAGGCCATGTCGAGGCGGGCCTGAGGAGCGGTAATGTGAACCTGCCCTTCCCGGAGGAATTGAACCGGATCATTTCAGACCGCGTGGCGGGTTGGTGGTTCGCTCCGACGGAAGGGGCGAGGGAAAACCTCCTCCGTGAAGGATGCGACCCCTCGAAGGTGATAAGGACGGGAAACACCGTTATCGATGCCTTGCTCCTCGCCGCGGACAAGGTAACCTCGCCATCGGTCGATGCGCTTTCGTCCATACCTCCCTCGGCGCCGGTAATGCTCCTTACGGCTCACAGGAGGGAGTCCTGGGGCGAGCCCCTCGAGGGGATCTGTTCCGCGGTAGCCAGGTTGATGGAGGAGAATCCGGACCTATGGGCGATAGTCCCCATGCACCGCAACCCGGAGGTCAGGCGGGTCTTCCGTGAAATGCTTTCGGAAGAGAAGAGAGTCATTCTGTGCGAGCCCTTGGATTACCCCGATTTTATCTGGTCGATGAAAAGGAGCGATCTCATCCTTACGGACAGCGGTGGAATCCAGGAGGAAACAACCGTCTTGGGAGTCCCCACGCTGGTCATGAGGGAGTTGACCGAACGCCCCGAGGCCGTGGAGTTCGGTACTTCCCTTCTCGTCGGGACGGAGCCAGGAAGGATCCTGGATGCGGCTAGAAGGACACTGGATGGGAGTCGGGAAGATTTTCCCCACGACCCCGCCAAGAGAGAGCTTCCCTTCGGCTCCGGGAAGGCCTCGGAGAAGATAGTCCAATCGATGGAGGAGCTTTTCTTACAAGAAACCAGGCACGATATACCCGGTGGGCAGCCTGATACAATAGACCTTGAGGGGTGATCATTTGAACTACAAAATGTTGATTCACGGAGGCAAACCCCTGGAAGGGTCCATCGCCGTACAGGGGGCCAAAAACGCCGCTCTCCCAGTGATAGCGTCCTCTCTGCTTCTGAGGGATAAAACTCTCAGATTGAGGAGAGTTCCGAAACTGCAGGATATTTTCACCATGGCGGACCTCCTGAGGCACTTGGGCGCGAATGTGCATTTTCAGGATAACGAGATGAGTATTTTTGTCCCGGACGAACTCAACTGGGAAACGCCAAAATCCCTGGTCCGGAAGATGAGAGCCTCTTCACTTGTCCTGGGGCCCCTCCTTGCCCGGACGAAAAGGGCAATACTTCCTCTTCCCGGCGGCTGCGCCATAGGCAGCAGGCCCATCGACCTTCACCTCAAGGGGCTCGCAAGGCTCGGGGCCAATATCGACCTCGTCCATGGGGCGGTGCATGCCAGCGCCAACGCGTTGAAGGGCTCAAAGATATACCTGGACTTTCCCTCCGTGGGCGCCACGGAGAATCTCCTCATGGCAGCGGTTTACGCCGAGGGGGAGACGGTGATTGAAAATGCCGCCCGTGAACCGGAGATCAGGAACCTGATCGAGACGCTGAACCTCATGGGCTGTTCGATTGATGGAGCCGGT
This is a stretch of genomic DNA from Thermovirga sp.. It encodes these proteins:
- the wecB gene encoding UDP-N-acetylglucosamine 2-epimerase (non-hydrolyzing); this translates as MKRERRPVPVKGVVCCVIGTRPEAIKMAPVILKLKESALLEPYVLATGQHTSMMRQPLDFFGIEPDKDLALMKENQSLDYLTSRVLEEVGEVLEEIKPFFVLVHGDTTTTMAASLAAFYRRFRIGHVEAGLRSGNVNLPFPEELNRIISDRVAGWWFAPTEGARENLLREGCDPSKVIRTGNTVIDALLLAADKVTSPSVDALSSIPPSAPVMLLTAHRRESWGEPLEGICSAVARLMEENPDLWAIVPMHRNPEVRRVFREMLSEEKRVILCEPLDYPDFIWSMKRSDLILTDSGGIQEETTVLGVPTLVMRELTERPEAVEFGTSLLVGTEPGRILDAARRTLDGSREDFPHDPAKRELPFGSGKASEKIVQSMEELFLQETRHDIPGGQPDTIDLEG